In a single window of the Elaeis guineensis isolate ETL-2024a chromosome 8, EG11, whole genome shotgun sequence genome:
- the LOC105050518 gene encoding DNA topoisomerase 1 alpha — translation MAVHGCVKQVIYDNGDDDDGPTVFKRPNSASKQSQLNSALKKSVSQRCDSSLGKLTSEKSAMNHGNSNFQKNKITSTVKAPSEKSKSIIAGSNSRIALPDRSKHLPEKKPTSNSRETMHLDNICADAESSDDSDDDKPLSHRLNAASMVFQKNNSMHPEKVVNHSSEHKLATSSKDKMDLDKPCRKREDSDDSDDDKPLSSKFSSSVVEKNSSLHSKKVLESPRHASPSAQKVQESTKEDSDDSEDDKPLLFRFQPKSSGGASTKISDDDEKPLAFKVKPNGSIKKGTSNELRFPKGANKRPLGDTNNPIDYSIKKAKVSGSSYHEKVKQEVVEKKTDTDDNDRIPISQRIKKSGSSDSKSSTNKVMKKITGSLLKKDSKKMKKALKNSKFSKSLKVPPGSGGGQKWTTLEHNGLIFPPTYVPHGVKMLYNGQPVDLTPEQEEVATMFAVMKDTDYATKPKFIENFWNDWKRILGKNHVIKKFELCDFTPIYEWHQREKEKKKQMSAEEKKALKEEKMKKEEKYMWAVVDGVKEKVGNFRVEPPALFRGRGEHPKMGKLKKRVRPSDITINIGKGAPIPECPVPGERWKEVKHDNTVTWLAFWNDPINPKECKYVFLAASSSLKGQSDKEKYEKARLLKDYIDNIRANYTRDFTSKDATKRQIAVATYLIDKLALRAGNEKDDDEADTVGCCTLKVENVVLVPPNKLQFDFLGKDSIRYFNTVEVEPPVYKAIGEFRTARKSDGSKKGDGDDLFDLLDTSKLNAHLKELMPGLTAKVFRTYNASITLDDILNKKTKDGTLPEKIAVYQHANKEVAIICNHQRSVSKSHDAQMSRLNEKIADLKAQREELKVDLSRARKGKPPLKNGEGKPKRNLSPEALEKKIAQMDAKIEKMELDKKVKEDLKTVALGTSKINYLDPRISVAWCKRHEVPIEKIFNKSLLAKFTWAMDVDPSFRF, via the exons ATGGCTGTTCATGGTTGTGTCAAACAAGTTATCTATGATAatggtgatgatgatgatgggcCTACAGTTTTTAAAAGGCCAAACTCTGCATCCAAGCAAAGTCAGTTAAATTCTGCTTTGAAGAAATCAGTATCTCAAAGGTGCGATAGCTCTTTGGGAAAGCTTACGTCTGAGAAAAGTGCTATGAATCATGGGAATTCCAATTTTCAGAAGAATAAGATAACTTCTACTGTGAAGGCACCAAGCGAGAAGTCTAAGTCTATAATTGCAGGCTCAAATTCTAGGATTGCATTACCTGATCGGTCAAAACATCTCCCAGAAAAGAAACCAACAAGTAATAGTAGGGAAACAATGCATCTAGATAATATTTGTGCTGATGCTGAAAGCTCAGATGATTCAGATGATGACAAACCATTAAGCCATAGGCTTAATGCAGCTTCTATGGTATTTCAGAAGAACAATTCCATGCATCCGGAGAAAGTGGTTAATCATTCTTCTGAACATAAATTGGCAACTAGCAGTAAGGATAAGATGGATTTGGATAAGCCATGTCGTAAACGTGAGGACTCTGATGATTCTGATGATGATAAGCCATTAAGCTCCAAATTTTCTTCATCAGTGGTTGAGAAAAACAGCTCCTTGCATTCTAAGAAAGTGCTTGAATCCCCCAGGCATGCTTCACCATCAGCACAAAAGGTACAAGAAAGTACCAAGGAAGATTCTGATGATTCAGAAGATGATAAGCCGTTGCTCTTCAGGTTTCAACCAAAATCCAGTGGTGGTGCATCTACAAAAATTTCTGATGATGATGAGAAGCCTTTGGCTTTCAAAGTTAAGCCTAATGGTTCCATCAAGAAGGGAACAAGTAATGAGTTGAGGTTTCCAAAAGGTGCAAACAAGCGTCCTCTTGGTGATACTAATAATCCTATCGATTATTCAATTAAAAAGGCAAAAGTCTCAGGTTCCTCTTATCATGAAAAAGTTAAACAAGAAGTTGTAGAGAAAAAAACAGATACAGATGATAATGACCGCATACCAATTTCACAAAGAATAAAAAAATCAGGGTCATCAGACAGCAAATCATCCACTAATAAAGTTATGAAAAAGATCACTGGTTCATTACTCAAGAAGGATAGCAAGAAAATGAAGAAAGCATTGAAGAATTCAAAATTCTCAAAATCCCTGAAGGTGCCTCCTGGATCTGGTGGGGGCCAGAAATGGACTACTTTGGAGCACAATGGTCTCATTTTTCCTCCAACTTACGTGCCTCATGGGGTCAAAATGCTCTACAATGGACAGCCAGTTGATTTGACTCCTGAACAAGAGGAG GTTGCGACAATGTTTGCAGTTATGAAGGACACAGATTATGCCACCAAGCCTAAATTTATTGAGAACTTTTGGAATGACTGGAAACGAATACTGGGTAAAAATCATGTCATTAAAAAATTCGAGCTCTGTGATTTCACTCCGATCTATGAATGGCAtcagagagagaaggagaagaaaaaacagATGAGTGCTGAG GAGAAGAAGGccttaaaagaagaaaaaatgaagaaagaggAGAAATACATGTGGGCTGTTGTTGATGGTGTAAAAGAGAAG GTTGGGAATTTCAGAGTTGAACCACCAGCATTGTTCCGAGGTCGTGGGGAGCATCCAAAG ATGGGAAAGCTGAAAAAACGCGTACGACCAAGTGATATTACAATCAATATTGGTAAAGGTGCCCCAATTCCAGAATGTCCGGTACCTGGTGAAAG GTGGAAAGAAGTAAAACATGATAATACTGTTACATGGCTAGCATTTTGGAATGATCCAATAAATCCAAAAGAGTGTAAGTATGTATTTTTGGCGGCAAGCAGCTCATTGAAAGGGCAAagtgacaaagaaaaatatgagaaagcCAGACTGTTGAAA GATTACATTGATAATATTCGTGCAAATTATACGAGGGATTTTACCAGTAAAGATGCTACAAAGCGGCAAATAGCAGTGGCTACGTACCTTATTGATAAGCTAGCACTTCGGGCAGGCAATGAAAAG GATGATGATGAGGCTGATACTGTTGGTTGCTGCACTTTGAAAGTGGAGAATGTTGTTTTGGTCCCTCCAAATAAGTTGCAG TTCGACTTCCTTGGTAAAGATTCTATCAGATATTTCAATACTGTGGAGGTTGAGCCACCTGTCTATAAAGCTATTGGAGAATTCCGGACTG CAAGAAAAAGTGATGGTAGTAAAAAAGGTGATGGAGACGATCTCTTCGACTTGCTGGATACGAGTAAGCTTAATGCTCATCTGAAAGAACTCATGCCTGGTCTTACTGCGAAAGTTTTCCGTACATACAATGCTTCTATTACTTTGGATGACATT TTGAATAAGAAAACCAAGGATGGTACTCTTCCAGAAAAAATTGCTGTTTATCAGCATGCAAACAAGGAG GTTGCAATCATATGTAATCATCAACGCAGTGTCTCCAAGTCTCATGATGCCCAGATGTCAAGACTGAATGAAAAGATAGCCGACTTAAAG GCCCAAAGAGAGGAGCTGAAGGTGGATTTGAGTAGAGCAAGGAAAGGAAAGCCCCCACTTAAAAATGGAGAAGGGAAGCCAAAGAGGAACCTGTCCCCCGAAGC GTTAGAAAAGAAGATTGCTCAGATGGATGCAAAGATAGAGAAAATGGAATTGGACAAAAAGGTAAAAGAAGATTTGAAGACAGTGGCTTTGGGTACATCAAAGATAAACTACCTTGATCCTAGGATATCGGTTGCATGGTGCAAGCGCCATGAAGTTCCGATTGAGAAG aTATTTAACAAGTCGCTACTTGCGAAATTTACCTGGGCAATGGATGTCGACCCCAGCTTCAGATTCTAG